A stretch of Balaenoptera ricei isolate mBalRic1 chromosome 9, mBalRic1.hap2, whole genome shotgun sequence DNA encodes these proteins:
- the LOC132372238 gene encoding LOW QUALITY PROTEIN: taste receptor type 2 member 3-like (The sequence of the model RefSeq protein was modified relative to this genomic sequence to represent the inferred CDS: inserted 2 bases in 2 codons; substituted 1 base at 1 genomic stop codon), with amino-acid sequence MLGLTECGFLVLTATQFILGMLGNSFTXLVNGSSWFKNKRTSLSDFIITNLGLSRIVLLWILLIDGVLMVFSSKLHDEXFAIMQISDIFWTFTNRLSIWLATCLSVFYCLKVASFSHPTFLWLKWRVSRLVVWMLFSALLLPCSSAVSLIHEFKIYSVLSGIDGMGNVTEPFRKKRNEYKLIHVLGTLWDLPPLIVSVASYFLLILSLGRHMRQMQQNFTSSRDPSTEAHRRAIKIILSFLFLFLLYFLFFSILTSSXFLPATEVIMMTGEVITMLYPAGRSYILILGNNKLKQMFMEMLWCEPGHLKPGSKEPVFP; translated from the exons ATGCTGGGACTCACTGAGTGCGGGTTTCTGGTTCTGACTGCCACTCAGTTCATTCTGGGAATGCTGGGGAATAGTTTCA GGCTGGTCAATGGTAGCAGCTGGTTCAAGAACAAGAGAacctctttgtctgacttcatcATCACTAACCTGGGTCTCTCCAGGATTGTTCTGCTGTGGATTCTCTTGATTGATGGTGTTTTAATGGTGTTCTCTTCCAAACTCCACGATGAATAATTTGCAATCATGCAAATTAGTGATATTTTCTGGACATTTACAAACCGTCTGAGCATTTGGCTTGCCACCTGTCTCAGTGTCTTCTACTGCCTGAAAGTCGCCAGTTTCTCCCATCCTACGTTCCTGTGGCTCAAGTGGAGAGTTTCCAGGTTGGTTGTATGGATGCTGTTTAGTGCCCTGCTCTTACCATGTAGCAGTGCCGTCTCTCTGATCCATGAATTTAAGATCTATTCTGTTCTCAGTGGAATTGATGGAATGGGGAATGTGACTGAACcctttagaaagaaaagaaatgaatataaactGATCCATGTTCTTGGGACTCTGTGGGACCTCCCTCCCTTAATTGTATCTGTAGCTTCCTACTTTCTGCTCATCCTCTCCCTGGGGAGGCACATGCGGCAGATGCAGCAAAACTTTACCAGCTCCAGAGATCCAAGTACTGAGGCCCACAGGAGGGCCATCAAAAtcatcctttccttcctctttctcttcctactttactttcttttcttttcaattttgacATCCA TATTTCTACCAGCAACTGAGGTGATTATGATGACTGGAGAGGTAATTACAATGTTATATCCTGCTGGCCGCTCATATATTCTCATTCTGGGAAATAATAAGCTGAAGCAGATGTTCATGGAGATGCTTTGGTGTGAGCCTGGTCATCTGAAGCCTGGATCCAAGGAACCCGTTTTTCCATAG